In Lutra lutra chromosome 6, mLutLut1.2, whole genome shotgun sequence, the following are encoded in one genomic region:
- the LOC125102919 gene encoding guanine nucleotide-binding protein G(I)/G(S)/G(O) subunit gamma-5 → MSGSSSVAAMKKVVQQLRLEAGLNRVKVSQAAADLKQFCLQNAQHDPLLTGVSSSTNPFRPQKVCSFL, encoded by the coding sequence ATGTCTGGTTCCTCCAGTGTTGCCGCTATGAAGAAAGTGGTTCAACAGCTCCGGCTGGAAGCCGGGCTCAACCGCGTGAAGGTTTCCCAGGCAGCTGCAGATCTGAAACAATTCTGTCTGCAGAATGCCCAACACGACCCCCTGCTAACTGGTGTATCTTCAAGTACGAATCCATTCAGACCCCAGAAAGTCTGTTCCTTTTTGTAG